From Quercus robur chromosome 8, dhQueRobu3.1, whole genome shotgun sequence:
TAGGGACGAGTTGACTCGGCCTCATTACCAAGAATCGGACTGTCCGTACATACAGCCACAATTGACGTGCCAAGAACATGGGCGACCCGATAAAGAATACCAATATTGGAAATGGCAGCCACACGATTGCTCTCTTCCCAAGTAAGTATTGCACCAGTTAACccagaaaaaaatttctttaagcTAAGAATTAGATTATCAATTTTTAGAACATTTTTGTGTGGTAGATAAATTAAAGCACCACTAACATATAGATTAAAGGAATATAGAGTGCTAATTATGACTAAATGAGCATTAATCACTCTCTGCAATGGTTTATTTTTCTGGTTGAATCGGATGAGAGTTTTTAATCTGGTTTGCTAAGTCAAATTTGTTTTTACAcggattttttattgtttcgATGTGTTCCTGAGTTTCTACATTCAGAAAGTCACCGACAGGTTAAAAATAGGTTTATCTTACTTTAAaaggataaaaagaaaaaatacttaCTAATGTATAGGTTAATTTATTAAGTAAATATTGAGGGAAtgcttattattaaattttttttttttgttgaaaatgttTGTTGATCAAATTACAGTGGTGTTAGAATTTAAATTCCAATTTTCTAGAAAGGCTCTAAaaataactaattaattaagaatttaataaagaaaacgATTTTTCAGCTGGCTTATTATGGTTTATGGTTGGACACGTGTCAATTGCTTTGGGCTTTGGATCTCAGCCGATGAACCAAATATAAAAAGAGGTTGGCGATATGCACAAAGTAGTTGCAGTGGGACCCACTTCAAACGTGTCACTCAGTGTTGcgcgtcttttttttttggtggggccagTTTGGAGATGAGTATTAGAAAAATTCCCAGGACAGCAGTGCTTTCTTTGTCTCggcattaacattttttttgaaaataaagaatttttttttaatagaagattctctcatatttttgttttttgtttggttggtagCAATTTTAGAATGAGTTGGAaagttatttttcaatttttcttatttaacatgaagtgagatagagttgtttttcaTAACTTAACTTGATGTAAAAtagaattattttctataataaaGAAGTCAAGAAACAATTTTCCTTTGACCCAATTTATATATGACATTACCAAATACATAAAAACGTAAAAAAACCATCTTTAGTCTTCATATAAAGttcattgaaacaaacaaaacttttattaataagtttatGTAATTATATGCACATATGTTTTCACAAATTCACCTTGCAACTAAGTTGCGATTAGTAGGTGAGAAAAAGGGTGTTAGTGGTTGGTGTATAATATCAAAGTAATGTTGGATTAACCACAACCTAACTACTTggaattgtttaaaaaaaaaaacctaacgaCTTGGACTAAATGTCTTtacaattataaatatttaatatattaaatgaaatttataagaaatagGTTTGATAATATTCCCTTTTTGAGGACATTTTCAACAGtccaaaaataaggaaaatttatttttggtaacaaagaaaaaaaaaagaaaaaaaaaagagagaggaaactATTATGTTCTCCATATGGATTCGGAAATCAGAAAATTAATGTTTCGGATGGTCCAGGCCCTTATAACCCTTGTAGGCCCTGATGGTTCGGGCCATTTCACCTAGGATGAAACTCTAGGGCCCATCAAGCAGTTTGAGAGTTGATCCCATATTATGGGACTATGTCTATGGGCTGTTTGGTACAGTCTACcagatttttttggggggtcaCTTTCGACTTGGAAAAGTTGTTCATTTCAGAGCACTAGCACTACACATGACAGTTAactgttttgaattttgtttttattgtatCTACCAAAAAAAGGAACATATAGTTTCTGTAGAGAAATAAATGGAAACAATGTTAGTCCGTGTCCAGCTTGTCCAAGGAAACTTGTGTTCCTTCCGTTAGATTAgaagttaataataataataataataataaaaagaagttaaaagatAGTAACATTTATAGGTTTGATATGATACTTGCAATTCTTTTGAAGTTTTTCCAATTGTGTTAAAGGTATTATAGAGTTTTTCTTAGTTTCAGAAACTGATTTAAACGATACTGATTGCACTTGCAAGACCTTCTATTCATTTACTTTGATAAGTACTTGCAAGAACTTTTACTTTGGTGGGTTAATTAAAACCTAATGAAATACATAGAATTTTCTGCACCAACACTCtcattttaattagttttactTGACCTCTAAGCTAACCAGGTAATGTTCTTCATATTGAATTCGTAATCTTTCCAACGAATTTAGCacatatattaatattgttCTCTCAAATTAATTATGTATAGTTTCAATGCCACATTGATGCTTGAGACTCTCCGGGGAAAGAGAATGATGTTTGTCGGGGATTCCTTGAACCGGGGCCAATATGTTTCAATGGTGTGTCTTCTCCATAAACTAATACCTAAGGATGAAAAGTCCATGGAAACTTTCGATTCGCTAACTGTTTTCACAGCCAAGGTGACATTCAATTACTGCTTCGCATTTACAAATCTAAGTGTTCACATTTtgctttatgtttatttttgtaaccattattttttttgtttccctaTATTTAGAAATACAATGCCACGATTGAGTTCTATTGGGCTCCATTTCTTCTCGAATCAAACTCAGATAATGCTGTCATTCATAGGATATCTGATAGGATTGTTAGAAAAGGTTCAATCAATAAGCACGGACGATATTGGAAAGGCGTTGATATATTAGTATTCAATACCTATCTTTGGTGGGTGACCGGCTCGAAGATGAAGATCTTGTATGTTCTTGCTCTACAAAATCACTTATTCACCTCTCTATTAGTGTTATCTCTTCTTGATCTAATGGCTTAAACATTTTCAGGCTAGGATCCTTCGATGATGAAGTGAAAGAAATTGTTGAGCTATCAACTGAGGATGCTTATCGCATGGCAATGAAAAGTATGTTAAGATGGGTGCGGAATAATATGGACCCCAAGAAAACAAGAGTCTTCTTTACTAGCATGTCACCTTCTCATGCAAAGTAAGCATTCTTTAGGCTTGCAACCTCTAGTCTTAACTGTCTTTTTCGTTATTaactcaactctctctctctcatatgcaTGAGTGCACACATACTCATGAGTTCATTCAGGGATAGAATGGGAGGGGGTTGAGTTTTAAAATAATGGTCAAGATTAAATTCATCATCTCTTACTGGTTTAAGTTTTGGGACAAGTGACAATTTTATCATACCATCAAGGTAGGTGGCTCTGACTTTTGAGTTCAAGCTATGATTTCACTCAGTTCACTGTATTTAACTTAAACTTTCAGGACAAGTGAAGGTTTATTACTGAGTTTGATATAGAGCAGAGAATTGTGAATTTAGGTGGCTACTACCAGCTAcaaaagagagaaaccctaaaggaTAAAGAATGCACATGACACTATTGTATATCCCACGAACTTTCCATATGAATGTGGTATGCATCTGTTAGTTAAAACATACGGTCatgaaaaaacaacaaaatgaaGACTTCTAAGCCTTAGCCAAGAGGGCCAGGACATAGATGACCTCCCCACCTTAACCCAAACTGACAAGTAAATGAGCTAGTAATATTTCACCAGGTATAGctgtaaaaaaattaacaaagcaTTCACAAAATTGTATTGCAAATATATTACCATACTAATGCTATGTTCTCCAGCTCTCATTTAGCTAGTGATCAGCATAGAGATTTATTTTAAGTTCtataaaagcatgaaaaatactaaaacaattacgaattttattataaaaacctTACAATGTAAAGtgacaatgaatgtgattgatttcacataaaaaaaaaacttaataaataaatttcttaattacattttttgtgttgtattCAAATGTTGACACGTCAGTTTGTAAATtctatttagtaaaatttttaatatcccccccttttttggaattttaacATCAACACCCTTATATCACACATAAAAGAATATAAGGGACACTACTCTAATTGAACATAAAATTTGGCAGGAGCATTGATTGGGGAGGTGAACCAGGTCTCAACTGTTACAATCAGACTACTCTAATTGAAGATCCAAATTACTGGGGTTTAGATTGCCAGAGAAGTATAATGGAGGTGATTGGAGAAGTATTCAGTAAATCAAAGTTTCCCATTACATTTCTCAACATCACCCAACTCTCAAATTATAGGAAAGACGCCCACACTTCAATCTACAAGAAGCAATGGAATCCATTGACTCCTGAGCAAATAGCAAAGCCTTCTAGCTATGCGGACTGTTTACATTGGTGTTTGCCTGGCCTTCAAGATACTTGGAATGAGCTTCTATTCGCCAAGCTATTCTATCCTTAAAGTGTGGTCAAAACCCAAAATTGATAAATCCTCTCATATACATATGGGTGTGAATCTGGAAGTAGGGCATTTAAACCTATTACGTTTGAAGCTATGTGACACTTGGGTCaaggtaagagagagagagagagcatctGTGTAAAATAACATTGTTGcaaattaaaggaaaatgaaaatgaagaaaattgatttgatttttttgtaaatGGAATATCAAATCTGAAATTTGCTTGTTTTTAGTTTCGAGTATTTGGAAAAACATGTAAACACATGCAACTTCCAACCTACTAGGTATTTTTTACACCCCTGcctttcatttttgtttcaGGCTTAAAATAAACACTATTTCCTAGTGTTATGTCTCAATTAAAAAACAAGACATTACATGGTAATGGTATTGTGTGTATAAACTATACATATAGGAGCCTATAGATAAGCCTAAAAGTTCTAGGCCTAATTTTgctctaataataaaaattctaggTCTAATAGCATATAAATACAATACCATGTGCAGTAAAAGCTAGTACAATCGTAGTAGAAGTGTAGAACACTAAACCTAAACTAGACAAGTGGTCTAGAGTCTCTAGACCTTGGACTTTGAACCTATACTGTAACATATAGAAATGAACTTTGAACCTATACTGTAACATATAGAAATGAACTAATGGCCAATTTTTCAACTTTAAACCAAGCAttaccatttattttttcatcttaAACTTCTATTTGTACATTATATATCAGGTAAGCTATATCTTCCTTTAACTCCGCTGCCTTTGGGAAATTCTATTAATGCCGCTCCCTACTGGCTACTGCTATCTTGATATCTTCTTTTTCAACTGCTTTGCCGACTCATCAAcattaattgtttaaccaaacCACCACCGGAAAAAGTAGCATacaagtcttaaaaaaaaaaaaaggattgagatagaagcatacaaagttAGCAACCAATGGGTTCAGTGATGAAGTTTAATTAAGAATAATCTCAACTTACAtgtttctaaatatatatatatatatatatatatatatacagatatCTCAGCTTACATAAAACCTATGCATGATTTGTTTTAGAAGAACCAATgcatgaaattaataaaatataaaagttacAACAAGTCTGAATGTTGGGTGGAGTGGGATAGGGTAAGTAGTTCAAGTGAGCAATGAATGATAGAGATGCAACATTTGTTAAggtgacaattttttatattaaaaaaaaaaaaatagaattggaGTATGATCAATTTTACATGGGTTCATCGTTGACACgctttaataattaaaaaaaaaaaatttctaaatgtCACTAAATCTATTACGAGACAAAATTAAGTTCATTGAGACCCCAAGTAGGGAAAAGCATCAAAATTTGAAGTGGTCAAAGGGCATCGCAAGCTGGCAATGACATTATACATGTGATAATTAACAAAAACGAAGTCCTCGATTCCTTGGGCCTATTAACCTTTTCGGCCCCAAGACGGTAGTTAGTCTGCTTAATGCAACACGTCTCATGAGTCATAAATCATACACACCTTCTACTCTTTGACCACAACATGACAAtatctttttttggttaagaggaattttattaacaaaaaaactaaAGCTCAAGCTGAGAAACAGGGCAAAGCCTGTTCATGTACAAGCCTTTGGAATCAAACTCCAACAGAATTGATATGTCCACACAGGAGGACTTTCAAAAACAGTAAACTCATCTTCTTGAAGACCTCCCATCCAAGCTAGAGCATCCGCACAGCGGTTTGCTTCCCGGAAACAATGCTTGAAGCGAACTTGAGGAATTTGCTGTATCAAGTGTCTACAATCACCCAAGAGAGCAAAAGCAAAGATATTAGAATATTTGAGATTCACAATAGCATCCACAATAGACTTTGCATCCAACTCAACATCTACTGCTAAAATGCTGCGATTTACACATAGACTAAGCCCGTCTCTAAGAGCCCATAGCTCAGCAAGAAAGCTTGTTGTAATTCCTATTTTTCGAGCAAACCCAGCTACCCAACCACCCTCTTCATTGCGAATCAAACCCCCTCCCCCTGCCAAACCCGGATTTCCAAGGGAAGAACCATCTGTGTTCAACTTTAACCAACCTGCTATTGGTTTTGACCATCGAATAGGCCTAACAATTTTAACAACGGGCTCCTTGGCTGGAGCAGCATAGAAGTAGTACTCAAAAGCCCTTTGGACTATTTCCTTAGCCAAGTGAGGGTTCGGCCCAAGGCTCCTAAAGACCATGTGATTTTTGCGCTTCCAGATTAACCAAACAgcaaaaagaaattgaatacTCCAAGGAATGAGCAGCTGACCTGTGGGTTTCTTGTTAGTACTATTGATTTTTAACCACTCCTGAATATCTCTTTCAAAGAAGAGATTGTCCACATCATGCACTCCCAATTGACTCCAGATAAGCTTCACAACTTCGCAATCCCTTAGAGCATGCAATATGGACTCATTGGATGAATGGCACAAGGGGCAGGAGTTCTCAGGAACAATTCCCATTGTAAGGAGACAATCTTTTACTCCTATACTATTATGTAAACAAAGCCAAACAAAAGATTGAATTCTGGGCAGAATCTTAACTTTCCAAATCCAGCTTCCCTCAAACTGAGCACCATTACCCACCGTAGTAGCTAACTTATAGGTAGACCCAATATTGAAAGTACCATGCTCTGAATCTATCCAAGTTAATTTATCCCCTCCTCTCGAAGCCAAAGCAACCGGAATTGCCTAAAGCTCAAGTTTTGTTGGATTCGGAAAAACAAAGGGAATTTTTGACCAATCCCATCCACCAACAGAGACAACATCCTTCACTCTTAGGTCCATTGCTTCTCGGGGCAGGGGGCCCTGAATGGCTTGCCGGAGAGAGCCCATCTTGGTCCAGCTATCATTCCAAAGGCTAAGACTACTTTCCCTTCTAATGGTCCATCTAATTCCTTTTTGAAACACCTCAGCTCCTTTTTTCATTGCAGCCCACACCCTAGAGCAAGGCAATCTGTCTCTATTACTTGAATTTATTCTTCTAGTGCTACAATATTTGCTTTTAAGAACCTGAGCCCATAAAGAACTTTCTTCTGACTGATATCTCCAATTAAGTTTTGCTAGAAGTGCCAAATTCCTTCCCTTAGTCGACTGGATCCCTAAACCACCCTCTTCTCTAGTCTTCGTAACCTTTTCCCAATTCACTCAATGAGTCTTCTTTGTTGTTTCCGAGGAGCCCCACAGAAAATTCCTATTTACTCTATCAATTCCCTTAGAAATTTTTCCAGGTAAATAAGCACTTTGCATGACATAATTAGGGATAGTAGAGGAAACATGCTTAACTAAAACAGCTCTACCTGCCAAAGAGAGGAGGTTTGCCTTCCAACCTGAAAGTTTCTGCTTAACCCG
This genomic window contains:
- the LOC126697784 gene encoding protein trichome birefringence-like 33 isoform X1, translated to MKPPISSSSLLIRKARLSPYLLILLAFIVFVTVLYGQDFMWIFSQQLQLYADQGQPVSRTEQKWEKLPFAIGKAQEGCDVFSGSWVRDELTRPHYQESDCPYIQPQLTCQEHGRPDKEYQYWKWQPHDCSLPNFNATLMLETLRGKRMMFVGDSLNRGQYVSMVCLLHKLIPKDEKSMETFDSLTVFTAKKYNATIEFYWAPFLLESNSDNAVIHRISDRIVRKGSINKHGRYWKGVDILVFNTYLWWVTGSKMKILLGSFDDEVKEIVELSTEDAYRMAMKSMLRWVRNNMDPKKTRVFFTSMSPSHAKSIDWGGEPGLNCYNQTTLIEDPNYWGLDCQRSIMEVIGEVFSKSKFPITFLNITQLSNYRKDAHTSIYKKQWNPLTPEQIAKPSSYADCLHWCLPGLQDTWNELLFAKLFYP
- the LOC126697784 gene encoding protein trichome birefringence-like 33 isoform X2, translating into MARTSCGSSANNSNSTLTRANPFPEQKWEKLPFAIGKAQEGCDVFSGSWVRDELTRPHYQESDCPYIQPQLTCQEHGRPDKEYQYWKWQPHDCSLPNFNATLMLETLRGKRMMFVGDSLNRGQYVSMVCLLHKLIPKDEKSMETFDSLTVFTAKKYNATIEFYWAPFLLESNSDNAVIHRISDRIVRKGSINKHGRYWKGVDILVFNTYLWWVTGSKMKILLGSFDDEVKEIVELSTEDAYRMAMKSMLRWVRNNMDPKKTRVFFTSMSPSHAKSIDWGGEPGLNCYNQTTLIEDPNYWGLDCQRSIMEVIGEVFSKSKFPITFLNITQLSNYRKDAHTSIYKKQWNPLTPEQIAKPSSYADCLHWCLPGLQDTWNELLFAKLFYP